In Mustela nigripes isolate SB6536 chromosome 2, MUSNIG.SB6536, whole genome shotgun sequence, a single window of DNA contains:
- the ABHD14B gene encoding putative protein-lysine deacylase ABHD14B: MAGVELHEGTTQVQGQSLFFREARPGGGQAARFSILLLHGIRFSSETWQNLGTLHRLAQAGYRAVAMDLPGLGRSKEAAAPAPIGELVPSSFLAAVVDALDLGSPVVISPSLSGMYSLPFLTAPGSQLRGYVPVAPICTDKINAADYASVKTSTLIVYGDQDPMGLTSFEHLKQLPNHRVLVMEGAGHPCYLDKPEEWHTGLLDFLQGLA; encoded by the exons ATGGCCGGAGTGGAGCTTCATGAGGGCACCACCCAGGTGCAGGGCCAGAGCCTCTTCTTCCGGGAGGCTCGGCCAGGCGGTGGGCAGGCTGCCCGCTTCTCAATTCTGCTATTGCACGGCATCCGTTTCTCCTCCGAGACCTGGCAGAACCTGGGCACGCTGCACAGGCTGGCTCAGGCTGGCTACCGGGCTGTGGCCATGGACCTACCAG GCCTGGGGCGCTCCAAGGAagcagcagcccctgcccctATCGGGGAGCTGGTCCCCAGCAGCTTCCTGGCAGCTGTGGTGGACGCCTTGGACCTGGGCTCTCCAGTTGTGATCAGCCCATCGTTGAGCGGCATGTactccctgcccttcctcacagcccctggctcccagctccGGGGCTATGTGCCAGTGGCCCCCATCTGCACTGACAAAATCAATGCTGCGGACTATGCCAGTGTGAAG ACCTCAACTCTTATAGTATATGGAGACCAGGACCCCATGGGCCTGACCAGCTTTGAGCACCTGAAGCAGCTGCCCAACCACCGGGTGTTGGTCATGGAGGGGGCAGGGCACCCCTGCTACCTTGACAAACCTGAGGAGTGGCACACGGGGCTGCTGGATTTCCTGCAGGGGCTAGCATGA